In Gemmatimonadaceae bacterium, a single window of DNA contains:
- a CDS encoding rhodanese-like domain-containing protein → MTVDRSRRLTRWLAVIAIVLAVLAPLAGSPYSSQHASIDVTSLARAVSREEDHVTALELAQWIKERRAGLRVVDVRSAEDYATFHVPRAEHLSLDSLASAPFRSDETIVLYSEGGTHAAQAWVFLRALGYRKVFFLRGGLYEWLDQVMNPTLADTTAAARAAFERAAVLSRYFGGVPRSDLRPSSEDAIRIPVADSASDRAAVQLPPKSSEAKLLQVRRRGC, encoded by the coding sequence GTGACCGTGGATCGCAGTCGCCGGCTTACACGCTGGCTTGCTGTGATTGCGATCGTCCTCGCCGTGCTCGCGCCGCTGGCTGGGAGTCCGTACTCGTCTCAACATGCCTCGATCGATGTCACCTCGCTCGCGCGCGCCGTGTCGCGCGAGGAAGATCACGTCACCGCGCTCGAGTTGGCACAGTGGATCAAGGAGCGCCGCGCGGGCCTGCGTGTCGTCGATGTCCGTTCAGCCGAGGACTACGCGACGTTTCACGTGCCGCGTGCGGAGCACCTGTCCCTCGATTCACTCGCGAGCGCGCCTTTTCGGAGCGACGAAACGATCGTGCTCTACTCCGAGGGCGGCACGCACGCGGCGCAGGCTTGGGTATTCCTTCGCGCGTTAGGCTACCGAAAGGTGTTTTTTCTGCGCGGTGGTTTGTACGAGTGGCTCGATCAGGTGATGAACCCAACGCTCGCGGATACGACGGCTGCGGCGCGAGCTGCCTTCGAACGAGCGGCGGTTCTCAGCCGCTACTTCGGCGGTGTTCCGAGAAGCGATCTCCGCCCTTCCAGCGAGGACGCCATTCGAATTCCCGTTGCTGATTCGGCGAGTGACCGCGCCGCCGTGCAATTGCCACCGAAGAGTAGCGAGGCAAAGCTCCTTCAGGTGCGAAGGCGCGGATGCTGA
- a CDS encoding aminotransferase class V-fold PLP-dependent enzyme, whose product MLTATNRLTTAITATDPIFAALRQKEFGRLDENRLAYLDYTGSALPAARQLQAHTELLDRGVYGNPHADNEPSRRSTQALDAGRALLLAHLEADAAEYVVCFSANATGAVKLVAESYPFTRESGYVLSADNHNSLNGVREYARRAGARIAYVPLDAQLRLDGSSDVLGRFRAARGPRLFAFPAQSNFSGVRHPLELIETAQDAGFEVLVDAAAFLPSCGLSLRAHRPEFVVLSFYKLFGVPTGLGALVARRDALARLRRPWFSGGTIEYVSVQNDVHSLLPAAGGFEDGTPHFLGAAALASGFDLLAEVGMARLSAHIGGLTNELLVALRCITYRDGAPAAQIYGPTGSAGRGGTVAFNVLDRHGRVVPYWVVEERARARGVAVRGGCFCNPGAAEAAFGFDGESAARCLRVASEGGFTIPQFAECMTRDAGVAVGAVRASLGLANNDADVRRAVEVVESFVQ is encoded by the coding sequence ATGCTGACCGCAACGAACCGACTCACAACGGCGATCACGGCCACCGATCCGATCTTCGCTGCGCTTCGACAAAAGGAATTCGGGCGACTGGACGAGAATCGGCTCGCCTATCTCGATTACACGGGCAGTGCACTTCCCGCCGCGCGTCAGTTGCAGGCGCACACCGAGCTGCTCGATCGTGGCGTCTACGGGAACCCGCACGCCGACAACGAGCCCTCGCGACGGAGCACGCAGGCATTGGACGCGGGACGAGCGCTTCTGCTCGCGCACCTCGAAGCCGATGCAGCGGAATACGTCGTCTGCTTCAGCGCGAACGCGACCGGCGCGGTCAAGCTAGTCGCCGAGAGCTATCCGTTCACGCGCGAAAGCGGCTACGTCCTCTCGGCGGACAATCACAACTCACTCAACGGGGTGCGCGAGTATGCACGTCGCGCCGGCGCTCGCATTGCCTACGTTCCACTCGATGCGCAATTGCGGCTCGATGGTTCTTCGGACGTGCTCGGACGATTCCGCGCAGCGCGCGGGCCAAGACTCTTCGCATTCCCTGCGCAGTCGAACTTCAGCGGCGTCAGGCATCCGCTAGAGCTGATCGAGACGGCGCAGGATGCTGGATTCGAAGTCCTCGTCGACGCTGCCGCCTTCTTGCCGAGCTGTGGGCTCAGCTTGCGCGCGCATCGTCCGGAGTTCGTCGTACTGTCGTTTTACAAGCTGTTCGGCGTCCCCACTGGCCTTGGTGCGCTCGTGGCGCGGCGTGATGCGCTCGCGCGGCTGCGGCGACCCTGGTTTTCGGGCGGGACCATCGAGTACGTCTCGGTTCAGAACGACGTGCACTCGTTGCTGCCCGCGGCCGGCGGCTTCGAGGACGGAACTCCACACTTCCTGGGGGCGGCGGCGCTCGCTTCGGGTTTCGATCTTCTGGCCGAGGTTGGCATGGCTCGTCTCTCGGCGCACATTGGAGGCCTAACGAACGAGCTGCTCGTCGCATTGCGCTGCATCACGTACCGCGATGGAGCGCCCGCCGCGCAGATTTATGGGCCAACGGGATCGGCCGGACGCGGCGGCACCGTGGCGTTCAACGTTCTCGATCGCCATGGTCGCGTCGTGCCATACTGGGTGGTCGAGGAGCGCGCGCGCGCGCGCGGCGTCGCCGTGCGCGGTGGCTGCTTCTGCAATCCGGGCGCTGCGGAAGCGGCGTTCGGTTTCGACGGCGAGTCGGCCGCGCGATGTCTGCGTGTTGCTTCGGAAGGCGGATTCACCATACCCCAGTTCGCCGAATGCATGACGCGCGACGCCGGCGTGGCCGTTGGAGCAGTGCGAGCGTCGTTAGGTCTGGCGAACAATGACGCGGATGTGCGACGTGCGGTCGAAGTCGTCGAGTCCTTCGTCCAGTGA
- a CDS encoding YeeE/YedE thiosulfate transporter family protein, with translation MISRLAKPYSNPYLAGVGLGLVLLAAFVVMGRGLGASGAFASSAAGVVSSVAPSHARANPYFARYLGGGGPWLDWLLIEIVGVAIGGFLSALVAGRLRVDIERGPRFSNRARLTTAFVAGGVMGLGAVLARGCTSGQALTGGALLSVGSWLFIVGAFAAAYAVAPLVRRAWI, from the coding sequence GTGATCTCTCGCCTGGCAAAGCCGTACTCGAACCCGTACCTCGCCGGCGTCGGGCTCGGGCTCGTGCTTCTCGCCGCGTTCGTCGTCATGGGACGAGGCCTGGGGGCGTCGGGAGCATTCGCGAGCAGCGCCGCCGGAGTCGTCTCTTCGGTTGCGCCCAGTCATGCACGGGCCAATCCGTACTTCGCGCGGTACCTCGGTGGCGGCGGACCGTGGCTCGACTGGCTGTTGATCGAGATCGTCGGCGTGGCCATCGGCGGTTTCCTGTCCGCGCTCGTTGCCGGTCGTCTTCGCGTCGACATCGAGCGCGGTCCGCGTTTCTCGAACCGGGCTCGCCTAACGACCGCCTTCGTTGCCGGTGGCGTGATGGGGCTCGGTGCCGTCCTCGCGCGCGGGTGTACGAGCGGACAGGCGCTCACGGGCGGCGCGCTGCTGAGCGTTGGGAGCTGGCTGTTCATCGTCGGTGCGTTCGCGGCCGCGTACGCAGTGGCACCGCTCGTACGGCGGGCCTGGATATGA
- a CDS encoding YeeE/YedE thiosulfate transporter family protein, giving the protein MTAPYFELGYFGERGALVAALVIGIAFGWCLESAGMGSARKLSAQFYLTDLTVFKVMFSAIVTAMLGLFWLGRLGVLDLSRVYVPETYILPQLVGGLIFGMGFALGGLCPGTSCVAAVTGRLDGAAVVLGMWSGVLATGLFFPSLQTFYEATPRGAFTLPQVFHLSHGVAVLIVVLVAISGFRGAEWIEGRFATHSKLSAPRNALRETPVAEGVGA; this is encoded by the coding sequence ATGACCGCGCCCTACTTCGAGCTCGGTTACTTTGGCGAACGCGGCGCGCTTGTCGCCGCGCTCGTCATCGGCATCGCCTTCGGATGGTGTCTCGAGAGCGCGGGAATGGGGAGCGCGCGCAAGCTTTCAGCCCAGTTCTATCTCACCGATCTTACCGTCTTCAAGGTGATGTTCAGCGCGATCGTGACGGCGATGCTCGGACTCTTCTGGCTCGGCCGGCTGGGCGTGCTCGATCTGTCGCGAGTCTACGTGCCCGAGACGTACATCCTGCCGCAGCTCGTCGGTGGCTTGATCTTCGGCATGGGCTTCGCGCTCGGCGGCCTCTGTCCGGGGACGTCGTGCGTCGCCGCGGTCACCGGACGTCTCGACGGAGCGGCCGTCGTGCTGGGAATGTGGTCGGGAGTGCTCGCGACGGGACTCTTCTTTCCGTCGCTGCAAACGTTCTACGAAGCGACGCCCCGCGGTGCGTTCACGCTTCCGCAAGTCTTCCATCTATCGCATGGTGTCGCGGTGCTGATCGTGGTTCTCGTTGCGATCAGCGGCTTCCGCGGCGCGGAATGGATCGAAGGGCGGTTTGCAACGCACAGCAAGTTGTCCGCGCCGCGTAACGCTTTACGCGAGACGCCAGTTGCCGAGGGCGTCGGAGCGTGA